In the Helianthus annuus cultivar XRQ/B chromosome 11, HanXRQr2.0-SUNRISE, whole genome shotgun sequence genome, one interval contains:
- the LOC110889450 gene encoding ribulose bisphosphate carboxylase small chain, chloroplastic-like, giving the protein MASISSSVATVSRTAPAQANMVAPFTGLKSNAAFPTTKKANDFSTLPSNGGRVQCMKVWPPLGLKKYETLSYLPPLTETQLAKEVDYLLRKKWVPCLEFELEHGFVYRENARSPGYYDGRYWTMWKLPMFGCTDSAQVMKELAECKKEYPQAWIRIIGFDNVRQVQCIMFIASRPDGY; this is encoded by the exons ATGGCTTCGATCTCCTCCTCAGTCGCGACCGTTAGCCGGACCGCCCCTGCTCAGGCCAACATGGTGGCTCCGTTCACCGGCCTTAAGTCCAACGCCGCCTTCCCCACCACCAAGAAGGCTAACGACTTCTCCACCCTTCCCAGCAACGGTGGAAGAGTTCAATGCATGAAG GTGTGGCCACCACTTGGATTGAAGAAGTACGAGACTCTCTCATACTTACCACCACTAACTGAAACTCAGTTGGCTAAGGAAGTCGACTACTTGCTCCGCAAAAAATGGGTTCCTTGTTTGGAATTCGAGTTGGAG CACGGTTTTGTCTACCGTGAGAACGCCAGATCCCCCGGATACTATGACGGAAGATACTGGACAATGTGGAAGTTGCCTATGTTCGGTTGCACCGATTCAGCCCAAGTGATGAAGGAGCTTGCTGAATGCAAGAAGGAGTACCCCCAGGCATGGATCCGTATCATCGGATTTGACAACGTTCGTCAAGTTCAATGTATCATGTTCATTGCTTCCAGGCCAGATGGTTACTAA